The nucleotide window caggcgagctggagcctatcccagctgactacgggcgaaaggcggggtacaccctggacaagtcgccaagtcatcacagggctgacacatagacacagacaaccattcacactcgcattcacacctacggtcaatttagagtcaccagttaacctaacctgcatgtctttggactgtgggggaaaccggagcacccggaggaaacccacgcggacacggggagaacatgcaaactccacacagaaaggccctcgccggccccggggctcgaacccaggaccttcttgctgtgaggcgacagcgcaaaccactataccaccgtgccgccctgtgtttaAAACGTATTATGCAAATGTAATATAAAACATGATGATAACTGAAGCTTCATCTTTaatcaaaatatatttatttaatcatatttaataaaaatatatttactgATAAAATCATCTAAATATTTACAAATGATAATCAATTTACAAGTagtaaaataaatatttacaaataataaaaatcaaaatgtctttacaaataaaataaaaaaatcagaaTATATTTACAGGTGTTTAAAATAAGGAACTGAATCAAAATATATCCAATTTATTGACTATATTATCCAATAAGTTGGATATATACCGTATGTGCACCGAGATCAGTGATTAAAATCATCATTTAAAATATAAAGCAGATGTGGGCCAGATGTGCTGAGAGATTAGCTGGAGACGGTCATCAGAGTTGAGATGAGTCTCCAGCAGCAGTGGTGTGGACTCCTACAGCACACCTATGGACCCGTTCTCCCCGATCCGGTAGGACACTTCGTAGGGGTCGACCCACACTGTTAGCTCAttcggtaagagggcgcgaaCCTGCTCCGTGCTGAGACCACTGGTGTAAGCAGCCTTCCCTATTAGCGGGTCCATCCTGCGATTGATTCTGATGCATCGATATCCCGAACCTCTGAATGGTGCATCAGGGAACCAGTGGTGCTCATAATGCTCTGGAATCAAAgaaaaaatactttttaaaaCTCTGTTCAACTTGCATATCGTTTTAAGAATGGATTTATTAGAATATCATGGCTATCATTCACTTGGGACGAGGCTCTCAAGAAAGGCAGCATTTCTGGGCAGTGTTAATGCTCCCGAGATAAAAATCTATCCGACTGAAAATATAAAGCTTGTTTGTTTGATTTCAGCAGTCTTTTAAGATTTATCTATGGTATGAGACGATCCTAATAAAATCTTGGCCGAACACTAAAACAGACTGTGCGATAACATGTTCTTTGTGTCCGATTATATGATGACGATCCTCGAACGATAATCTGAAAGCTGCTACGCTCGACATTCAATGCCATCCTCCCTCACAGACTGGTGTCCGAACTGACAGACCTGGGACTCTCTCACTTCATCTGCGTCTGGATTAAGGACTTCCTGTGTGATCACTCCCAGAGAGTGAGATTAGGCCCCGACATCTCCTCAGCCCTCAGTACTGGCcccccacagggctgtgtgctgagccccctactCTTCACCCACGAGTGCACCCTGCCCACTCCAGTAACAGCATTATCAAATTCGCAGGTGACCCCACCAAAGTGGGGCTcatcctttttttgggggggggggacacgagTCTGCTTATCGGGATGAGGTTGAGCAGCTGTCTGGGcggtgcagagacaacaacctGGTCCTCAACACCACCAAAACGCCCCATGACACCCTGATTTAAAAAGTCTAGCAcgtcaggactttttttttgtattttctcacctaGCATAGTAACAAACAACTCTTGCGATGTGTTTCCTTAACATTCCTTCTGTAGCCATGATTGACGGTTTCTTGACCCTCTTCCCTGACACCATGCAAGGATATGAACGatgattggtcagggtcaaacttgtagtgttgccagtctccaGACCAAGACATGGCAAGAAGTTATGGCACTAGGATTGCCTAATCATGAAAGATAAAAGTATAATGTAGTCTGATCCTGGTATTAAATCTAGGTCTTTATACATCACTGACTTTAACTGAATGTCACACTAATAAGTGTTCCCTTTTTCTCATACCAGAGCAAGGGGTCGGTATAATTGTAAAGGTACTTGTTTATTTCAGTGAAAATGAAAAATAAGTAGATTGAATAAAGACTAAATGTGATGTGGATACTTTTGTCAGAAGTCATGGGTGTGTAATGTGGTGTTTAACCTCACCTCCTAACGCCTCTACCAGAGAGCGGCTGAAGTTTTGGAGCTGTTTTTCGGACAGAAGTCCTCTTCCTCTCAATAATCCGGTGATGAAGTTCACCGCTGTGGTCACCTCGACTTTCATGTCGAAATATTTTCGTAAACTGCAAAATATCATGCGATACGTTTTACTTTTCAAAGTACAGCTTTTATGTTAAAATGAACCATCTTTAAGTTAGCTTTTAGTCCTCTGGCCTGAGCAGTAGGTCGGCACGTTTCCTTTGTTCATAATAGAAAAAGAAAACGACTATTAAACACAACTCACCTTCTCCAAACTTGTCAAAGCTAACTCAGGAGGACTTCAACACTGTTTTCTGATTGTAGTCAGAACAATCCACCCAATACAAACATAAAATGAATCAACTTTCTTTTGATTTAACCTTCACTCCAACAGCACAGAAGCTCAAGTGTCTGTATTCTAAATAGATGCAGAATTTAGGAATTGAATACGGAAAAAGTTAATTGGCTGGGGGGGGTAGTTTTGAtttgaaaattgtgtgtgtgtggggggggcagcgACAAAGTACAGGTACAAATCCTCCAAAAGGCTTAAGTTTTTCAGATTCCCCTCCCTGAGGTCTATCTGCTGTCCTCAGGTCTCTCTTATTCTAAATAGATGCAGAGTTGCTATATATAATCATATAACTGAATACAGAATTTGAAGTTAATTGGCtggtgggggggggtgttttgaTTTGAAAGGTTGGGGGGGGATTCTGTGCTGAGGGTTTCAGCAGGCAGGGGGCAGAGTTTTGAATTCAAAGGTAGTGGTGGTGATGCTGGGGGGACCAAAGTACAGGCACAAATCCTCTAAAAGGCTTAAGTTTTTCAGACTCCCTTCCCTGAGGTCTATCTGCTGTACTCAGGTCtctcttacaaaaaaaaatcttgatctCAGTTAAATGACCTGATTAAATAAAGGTTGCAAAGAAAAGAGGGAATAACGTGGAGGAAAGTTCATCCCTCAAATACACTTCCACAGACTTGGCAAGGAGCACTGAAGATATTCTGGAGACTCATGGTGGCGTCACGATTAAGACACTTCATTTTGGttttaatttgtcacccatctCACACCTTACTGCTCGAttctgtcatttgtaattcattcACCTCTTCACGTTCTACATGCCGTTCCCGCTCCCTGCCCTCTCACTTGGGGCAGCCATTCCCGCTCCCTGCCCTCTCACCTGGGGCAGCCGTTCCCGCTCCCTGCCCTCTCACCTGGGGCAGCCGTTCCCGCTCCCTGCCCTCTCACCTGGGGCAGCCGTTCCCGCTCCCTGCCCTCTCACCTGGGGCAGCCGTTCCCGCTGAGTTACAAACACAAgaaattatttccaaataaaaataCTTTCATGAAAAGTGTTCTACTGTATAAAGTGTtctattttcacttcattctcagtcGTGTCTTAACAGCATTTATTGGTCgtaagctgcatgaatattgtgacagtgaattcagtgaccaataaatactgttaagacacgactgtgagaatgaagtgaaaatggcaaataacatgagaaaataatcctgtttcaacaactgtccaaaagagaaaggaagtattgtacagcctttgtgttggtataatagtgagatcatgttggaatcgattccacgaaatcgagactgacgactcgattttgtgaaatAACTATCAGTTACGCCTGCGTTTTCCTTAATTTACATTTACCCTGATTTTGTTTCTTTTCATTATGATTCCAGATTGAGATACTTGAGAGTGTGTTTCAAGTCAACTCATACCCTGGGATAGATGTCCGAGAGGAGCTTGCTCAGAAACTGCATCTCGATGAAGATCGAATACAGGTATGGCAATGGATTTTCCAATGTATGGAAGGTTTAGATTAATCTTCACTTACCAatcgatggcacggtggtgtagtggttagcgctgtcacctcacagcaagaaggttccgggttcgagccccgtggccg belongs to Neoarius graeffei isolate fNeoGra1 chromosome 26, fNeoGra1.pri, whole genome shotgun sequence and includes:
- the LOC132874426 gene encoding protein BTG1-like, coding for MIFCSLRKYFDMKVEVTTAVNFITGLLRGRGLLSEKQLQNFSRSLVEALGEHYEHHWFPDAPFRGSGYRCIRINRRMDPLIGKAAYTSGLSTEQVRALLPNELTVWVDPYEVSYRIGENGSIGVL